TGCGGGGCTCCCCGGCGGCACATTCAACGTGATTCACGGCAACGGCAGCACGGGTGCCGCGCTGCTGGCGCATGATCAGGTGCGCGCGGTCTCATTCACCGGGTCTCAGGGCGTCGGATCGCGTGTCGCGGCAGGAGCGGCCCAGCGGAACATCCGCTTTCAGACCGAGATGGGCGGCAAGAACGTCGTGATCGTGGCAGCTGACGCCGATCTCGGTCGGGCTGCGGCGCTGACCGCTGCAGGTGCGATGCGCTATGCAGGCCAGAAGTGCACCGCCACCAGCCGGGTGATTGTCGATCGCCGAGTGGAAGCGGAGTTCCTCGATCGCCTCGGCGCCGCGATTCACGCGCTGCCACTCGGGCCGGTGGACGATCCGGCTGCCGCGATCGGGCCGCTGATCACGGCCGAGTCACGCACGCGGATCGAAACCGCGCTGCGTGACGGCGACGCCAACGTCCTGCTGGGCGGTTCACTTCCCGATGATCCACGCTATCGCACCGGCAACTGGTTCGCGCCGCGAGTGCTCCGCTTCGATTCGCCGACTGCCGTGCTCGCACGCACCGAGCTGTTCGGTCCCGTGCTCGGCGTGATGGTCGCCGACGATCTCGATCAGTCGATTGCACTGGCCAACGATACGCCGTTCGGGCTCTCCGCCTCGCTCTTCACGAGCCACCTGGCGACCGCTCTCGAGTATGTCCGGCGGATCGAGGTCGGGCTGGTACGTGTCAACGGTGACACCACCGGTGTCGATCCGCACGCGCCATTCGGCGGCACCAAGGCCTCGTCATCCGGGAGCCGTGAGCAGGGGCCCGCCGCGCGCGAGTTCTACACCGAAATCCGCACCGTCCAGATTCATCCTTGAGGAATGCAATGGCGTCGATGACACCCAGTCAGTGGTATGGCGTTTTCCCCGCGATCACGACGCCGTTCACGGCGAACGGCGAGGTCGATCACAGCTTTCTTGCGGGACACGCGCGGCGGATGACGGCGTCGGGATGCCGCGGCCTCGTGGCGCTGGGATCGCTGGGCGAAGGCGCCACGCTCACCACGGATGAGAAGCTCGCGATCCTCGAGACCTGCGTGCAGGCGGTCGGCGATCGTGTTCCTGTCGTTGCCGGAATCTCGTCGCTGTCGACCAGCGACGCGGTCGCGCTCGCCCGTGCCGCCGAAAAGGCCGGTTGTGCGGGCCTCATGGTCCTCCCGCCGTACGTCTACCGTGGCGACTGGCCCGAGATGCGCGCGCATGTCAGCGCCGTGATCGCGGCGACTCCGCTTTCGTGCCTGCTCTACAACAATCCGATCGCGTACGGCACCGATTTTCTGCCGGAGCAGGTTCGAATGTTCTGTGAACACAAGAACCTTCACGCGGTGAAGGAATCGAGCGGCGACGTGCGACGCTTTACGGCGCTGCGCGCGCTGCTCGGCGAGCGACTCGCGCTGTTCGTCGGAATGGATGACGCCGTCCTCGAAGGCGTCGCCATGGGCGCCACCGGCTGGGTGGCAGGGCTGGTCAACGCGCTTCCCGATGAATCGGTCCTCCTCTTCGAGCACGCCGTTGCGGGTCGGATGCATGAAGCGCGGGCCTTGTATGAGTGGTTCCTGCCGCTCCTGCGACTCGACACGGTGCCGAAGTTCGTGCAATTGATCAAGCTCGTGCAGGACGAAGTCGGTCTCGGCAACGAGCGCGTCCGCGCACCACGCATGGTGTTGACGGGAGCGGAACGCGAAATGGCGCTCGCGGTAATCCGCGAACGGCTGGCGACGAAGCCGGCCACCGCCGCATGAGCGGCATGGTTCCGATCGACGTCGTCGACTCGCACACCGAGGGGGAGCCGACACGCGTGGTGATCGACGGGTGGCCGATGCCGCCCGGCCGGACAATGGCCGAGCGTCGCGAATACATGCGGCGCGAACAGGAAGGACTCCGCCGCGCCGTCGTCACCGAACCGCGCGGCCACGACGCCATCGTTGGCGCGCTGCTGACGCCGCCCGAACGGCCGACCGCTGCGGCAGGAATCGTCTTCTTCGACGACGTCGGGTACCTCGGGATGTGCGGGCACGGAACGATCGGCGTGGTGCGGACGCTCGAGTATCTCGGCCGCGTCCGTCCGGGGCACATCGAACTCGACACGCCGGTCGGACCGGTGGCGGCAGATCTCGACGCCGACGGCACCGTCACGATCCGCAATGTCCCCGCGCGCCTGGCGAGGCGTGACGTGGCGGTCACCGTCCCCGGCATTGGGGTAGTAACCGGTGATATAGCG
This region of Gemmatimonadales bacterium genomic DNA includes:
- a CDS encoding dihydrodipicolinate synthase family protein, translating into MASMTPSQWYGVFPAITTPFTANGEVDHSFLAGHARRMTASGCRGLVALGSLGEGATLTTDEKLAILETCVQAVGDRVPVVAGISSLSTSDAVALARAAEKAGCAGLMVLPPYVYRGDWPEMRAHVSAVIAATPLSCLLYNNPIAYGTDFLPEQVRMFCEHKNLHAVKESSGDVRRFTALRALLGERLALFVGMDDAVLEGVAMGATGWVAGLVNALPDESVLLFEHAVAGRMHEARALYEWFLPLLRLDTVPKFVQLIKLVQDEVGLGNERVRAPRMVLTGAEREMALAVIRERLATKPATAA
- a CDS encoding aldehyde dehydrogenase family protein; the protein is MTDVLHHLIGGEFRPGSSSTILERHNPSNPSDVVARTSLAAADDVDAAVAAAVAAFPAWRRQSGPARAEILHRWGDAITARAAELAGAMAREVGKPISEARGEVARATVICRYYAGEAVREVGDVIPAQAADVLQFTLRDPLGPVALITPWNFPLAIPLWKAAPALAFGNTVVLKPSEHAPLVSQLLAETATAAGLPGGTFNVIHGNGSTGAALLAHDQVRAVSFTGSQGVGSRVAAGAAQRNIRFQTEMGGKNVVIVAADADLGRAAALTAAGAMRYAGQKCTATSRVIVDRRVEAEFLDRLGAAIHALPLGPVDDPAAAIGPLITAESRTRIETALRDGDANVLLGGSLPDDPRYRTGNWFAPRVLRFDSPTAVLARTELFGPVLGVMVADDLDQSIALANDTPFGLSASLFTSHLATALEYVRRIEVGLVRVNGDTTGVDPHAPFGGTKASSSGSREQGPAAREFYTEIRTVQIHP
- a CDS encoding proline racemase family protein; this encodes MSGMVPIDVVDSHTEGEPTRVVIDGWPMPPGRTMAERREYMRREQEGLRRAVVTEPRGHDAIVGALLTPPERPTAAAGIVFFDDVGYLGMCGHGTIGVVRTLEYLGRVRPGHIELDTPVGPVAADLDADGTVTIRNVPARLARRDVAVTVPGIGVVTGDIAWGGNWFFLTELPGVALDLSHRAELLRITTMIREALAAAGITGDDGDRIEHVELFTAPTRPDADSRNFVLCPGAAYDRSPCGTGTSAKMATLHGRGELAIGEHWHQESIVGSMFTGWLEDDQGALIPRVRGRAYITGRTTLLFDPDDPFREGLPSR